AAAGAAATTGCTTGCAACCAAAATGGTGTAGACAACCATAATAAGTGGGTAGATCCTATTAAAATCTTTCCCGAAGAAAGGGACGGCATCATCAATTCTACCCATCCTCTGCCATTGTAATTGCACAACATATCAGGTAAAGTAACAAATATGGTTATTGAAAAAGACAACAGAACGACATCACAGTCACAAAGATCTTATCCATAAGCGTTAGAATTGTTAAGCCCCAGGAAAGGTGAAAATATAATGTCATGCGGACAAAGACTAGTAAGTGGTGaagaaaaacaaccaaaagGAGAGACCACATGTACCAAAATTAAACCACAACTGCAACAAACATTGCAgtaatagaaataaaataaaataaaagaatatcacCTTTTCGAAAACAGTTTTCACGTTCCCACCAAGACGAATAAGATTGAGAAAGTTGAATGAAATTGGTGGAGCATACCTGGCAACCATTCTAAGTAGAGAAATAACATTACATCAGTACTAACTCTGTCATAcagaagaaagacaaattTCCAAAATGGTTTAAAAGCTAAAGAGAAATACTCACGAACAAATTAATAGCAAGTTCACAGAGCTTGTTTGCCTTGGGGTTAATGAATAGAACATCAAAGTTCCAAACTTgaataaagaataatatgtgcacacacacatatacatCAGTGGAACAAAAGCAAAGGCCtgtaaaagaggaaaatagatttgaaaatCAGCAGAGAAGTCCAAGAGAAGCAAACAGGAATCCAGCAAACATTGGAAAATTATGGCAGAGTGATCATAACGATTAGGTATAGTCAGATAATGAGGATATTCATCCTAAACTGTCTTAcataaattttccaaaaaaactaatgaaataaatttatatccaAAACAGATTCCCGTATGTTCCTATCATAAATATCTCTGAGCAGTCCCAGAAAGATTGGTTTACATCATACTGGAAATGTCAAAATAACTTAGTTTGCATCTAGTACAGAGATCATCTAACCAACTTTCCTCAAATGTATGTCTGCGTTATAACAGCTAGGCTTTAACTTGTTATTACTCATTAGATTATGAAGCTACTAGTCAAAACAAACAGTAAAGTCAAGACCATTTTGTTTATTACTTATTACCAGTTTGAAAATTAGATGTCATAAATGAaagatatttcttttcatctcttGTCCCAGAAACCCTACAGGAAAAGCACTTTGAGACAGCGTCGCCCGCAGTGCATTTAACAAGGGCCTCATGAAACTGAGttgtacataataataaacaaaatgtgCATAAATATTGACATGCATATCCTGACAATCACACAATGAGACATATGCATATAGGAAAAGCAATTGTCTGTTAAGTATAATGATATACCTGCACAAGCACCTCCTCCCGTCCAACTAATTTAATAAGCATTGAGAAAAGAGATAAATCGACACTTGGTAACAGAGTGGCCTCGGCTAAAAGAATTGCAACGGACATGATACCAAGTACAATAGCCAAAACTTTTTGAAGATGCTTTCTTAGGATGCATCGCCATATAAATTCTGCAGACCACCACcttattataaatattcattatttaGGATTTGGagcagaaaataaaaacatttctaTTGCATGATATCCaagaaaacaaaccaaaaaacaGTAAGCTAACAAGCACTGAGTGTAATTTTGAGTATGGTAATGTTAGATACATACGGATGTCTAAAGTGGGATGTAAATTATGTTCTTTATAAATAAGGTTCTGTGGCTGGCCCTCAGTCCAGCATTTTGCTGGTTTCTTTGAGGCAATGAGATATATGCatataggaaaagaaatggcaagacttttcaaatttccaGAGTTATGATACACCCATTGAGAGTAAAAATCTCTCTAACTCCTTCAAGGTTCTTAAAGTAAACAGTTAACTTATAGGCAACCTTCAAAATGAAACTCCTTCAAGGTCATCCTTGCACAAGGTCATGCTTCTATGTATCGTTCCAATTTTATCGGATGTCCCCGAAAGGATTGTCatgttactattatttttttaattttttttcctccctccctccctctctctcttgcTTTTAGATGAAAACAACCACTTTTagtaagagaaaaaaaaagaagaaagaaaacagagCAAACAATAAAACCAAGCTTGCAAAAAACTCCTAGAGAAAGGATTTCCAACTAACTAGATATTACGAAgggaataattacaaaaagtatTTGGAACCATAGCCAAAAGAGAGACATGGAACTTCACCAAAGATCAAATCTCACAAGGTTCCCTATCCACACCTCTATTGTTCCTCACCCACCAAAGAGCCCCCAAATGCCCACCCGCggattttttctttgaaagatGGATGGAGTTGAAGGGATAGCTATGATGGCCATCTATGCCAAATGTAGTGTGATCGGTTATTGTCCTTTAAGAATAGTTGAGGTGGTTTGCCTGAACTCttgatataaataaagaaaaaaaatagaactcAACTGCAACAAACAAGAACACactattcaaaataattgcAACCAAGGTCAATGGGTGAGAAAGAATGACCAACTAGAGACACTGCTAAGTCaccatatgttttttttaaatcacatatcacaattctaaaaaatataacctAAACACAATCTGCAATGGTGTTTTATTTCATGTGATGAGgtaaacaataaagaaaaaaagaagccaATGCATTATATGATTACCAAGTGTATCTAAGATAGACCCCAACTTCCCACTTCGAGCATGCCTGAGGGTTGAAACATATTTCCTGGAAAAATAACAAGGCCAGTCTGGAGGTTAAGATCTTGATTGTGTGTTGAAAAGCAGAAGGCTAAATAAAAGCACCGAAGTTAGTAATAGAAAGCAAACCATCCAGTTGACGAGCGTCGTTCATAATTCTTTATAGTGTCTTCAAGTTCAAGGGCCTTCATAACGTAGGTCATATATTGGCTACACAAAACAAATAAGATCatgaaatttataaagtaATCGGTGATAACTGTCACTTATCAGTCTATCAGGTAGCAACCAAGAATTCTTGCTCATACAGGGAAGGTTGTAAAATGAGAATCCATAGTCCACAGACAGGAGATATTTGTTATGCATAGCAGTAATTATCAAACTAGAatttaaacaaacatttataaaGATAAATTCGTCCAAAAAGGGGAGACATCAAAAATCAAGGATTTTGCTTATACacatataaaataacaaaagaagatCCAATTCTACGAGTGGTTGACAGcaagatttatttaattccCAAGATAAATCAAACGTAAAACAGTAAAATGGTAGGATAGAAAGCAAACTGACAGTTGGTCTGAAATGaggaacaaattaaaatattcgAAAAGGCATCTTAAAAGCATCTCCTAACCCCCTAGATTCCAAGCTACTTCAAATACCTGCCAAGCTCCGATTCTCTAACACActatttatttctaattacTATGTTATTCGAACCATCTCCAGCTAATAACTAATGTGTCCCTAGTAATATAGTAGATCATTAGACTACTTTACCCCTAAATACACCCCATCCTCAAGGTGCAGGTCAAGTTATGGCACTCAATAGATCCCAACTCCAACAAATACAAGGCTTGCAAATAGACCTACCGAAACAACTCAAAATCCTcataattttccaaaatacaagTTACCCACCCGCCcagaaaaatagaagaaacctTCCCAATCtgaaatgacaaaaatgaagTAGTCCATATATACCTTTTATACCGGTAATATTCCTCTCTTGCTCTGCGAAGATGACGCCTAAGTGTTGCCATTGATTTCTCATCGGTGTCATAGTCCATATCATTTTCTCCTAATCGTCCACCTTGTGGTTTGAATGATGGATCTTCCCTAAACtgagaatgaaaaatgggaagaaaataatgaactAAAAACACTGGTCAAGGTTCTAAGGTGTTTGGagtgaataaaataatgatgaCTTACCATTTGAGTTAACATATTGTCAATGACATTCATGTAAGGTCTCAGGGGATCGCGTTTAGACATCTGCTTAGATGTTGCTTGAGCAACCTATTACATAAACGAAGGtcaaaaatcacaaaacacaATCTTGCTGCAAGTTGCTATTTATGGGAATTGCATCTTTATTTTGTGTAGGTAGTCTATACCCCACCCATCCAAAGGTCTTCTTGAAATAAGTTAACtaacaaacctaaaaaaatgaaccaGTTGTATaggaatgattttgaaaaataaataattgtcgAAGATAAAACATAGAGAgtaaatcaaacttttaaaataagcATATAAACAGTAAGACACAACCACATCATACATATGGAACAAAGAGGGAAAATCAGAAACAAAATGATGACAAATCTCAAATGTAATTATTAGTAGATAAATTGGTGTGTGTCCCTATGGGTGCTGTTTGTGCACGTGTCCAAGAGAGAGGAACTTCCTGATTTAGAAGATTTCATTCAGTTAGCTTTTTCTCTCTATCCCATCTGTGAGTGTCATGGGGAGGTACGAGGCTAACACTTACAACAATAGCATTTGAGAGTTCTTGATGAGCATCATCAAGCTTAACAGCCATCTTTGATATTTGATGGGAAAGAACTTTTTGGCGTGTAGTCCAATCGGCATTTCTCCAAATACTCTTGGGAATTTCACTCAGACCAAAGCCAAGAAGAAATGCACCTGTTACCAATCCAAATGTATTTGAGCAGGCCATAGCAAAACCCAGAACACCGCCATGCCTATTAACAAAGCAGCAAAAGAATTTTACCCCCAATCAGAAAAGCTATCAGTACTACAATAGTCCACAATGCAAGGGAACAAATGATACCCACTTATAAAACCAAATAACATAATATACCaagagaatttaaaatttacaaagatGGGACTTCTTAAATTTATGTGGAGAAGACTCCTCCAATTTACTTTCTAATATATCAGATAAAATTCATGATCATTATTGGATATATGTTGCTTTTGTTTGGCTGGCCCCTAATGCATGATGTTAAAGCAAATAACTAACCAAATCTTGTGCATCGCAATGAGAAGAATCAGTCCAAAAAGACCTATGGACCcaacaaccaaataaaaaaccaagttAACATGGATGCTGGTCTTCAGTCTTTCTTTCACAGTGAAATCTCCTGCATCTTCAAAACCCTGGATAAGTGGCACCACAGCCCTGGTTGAAgatgtgaatttaaaaatataaggaTTACTCTACAATTTTCAACTGAGAGACGTGTATATGTACTATGAACATACCAGGTAAGTAAGAATGTACTCCAATAGGACCAGctccaaaagaaagaaattactCCAGTCTCTGACAGATGACTTGTAGTCtgtacataaataaattagatcAAATAATCAATAGCAAGAACGTCATTTTTGCCTGAATCAACTAAAACTTCcagagaggaaaagaaaacttggCTAACAAGAGGATGCTAAATGATATTCAATTCTATTTTTGCATAAACAATTGGCAGTCCTTTCCATGCAGGAGAGGGAAACCGGTAGTAGATTGCAAATGAGAACCATAACCAGCTAACTGAAAGTACGACTGCCAATAACTAATAATACCAAATAGTTGATCAAATATGTTGCATGTATGTCCAATCTGTCTGtctcaataaatttatagacAAATAGGCAACATTATCAATGACAATGAAAGTAGAGATGCGGAGCAGTAAACAATcactaatattttgaaaagaactaaaattatcaattaaacGGCATGAAATTGTTTACAAAACCACACCATAACTAAATGCAATGCAATAAATCGAAACCTAACATCCAGACCTCAATCGAAGAAAGTAATTGAGAAATAACACAAAACCTAATCACCTGAGCTAATTCCCAAATCTGCTTCCAACCGCAAattaaaatctcataaaaCCAATTATCAGATTCATATAAAAAGCATGGACACGtctaataacaaaataacgCCCAATTCAACAAACAACAGCATCAGATAAATCCAATCAACAAGAAACGATGGACATTAGAAACATACCGTCCAGATGTCCGCAGGGACGAGGATAATGATGGAGAGGGAACAGAACCAGGTATATCCGACGGTAAGAAAAACGTAACGAGGCACCCAAGGACCAGCGAAGTACTTGAGCGTAACGATCACCATGCCTAAAGTTAAAGGCAAGGAGATCAGATAGAAGACCCACATGTTTCGGTCGTGAAAATTGCTCCCCTCCTCGATGAGCTTTGTGAATTGAAACGGAAGGGAGAAAACAGGGGGGAAGGCGATGCAAATGCCCGAACCAACAATTcacaataacaacaacaacaacaacattgTAAGACGAGAGAGCGAAAGGCTTCAGCAGTTGGGCAGGTGCGCGCGAAAAGGAAAGAGTTGAGCTCTCGGTTTGGTACGGACGGAACCAAGGAAGAAATGATGGTCAAGGGATCCGAAGACACGCTTCCTTTTCAAAGCTACAAAAATTGGACCCAGTTTTGTCTCACCTCATCAAatcataaatcaaataataaaaatgtgacCACAATCcccaaatattaaaaaaaataaattacata
This DNA window, taken from Cucumis sativus cultivar 9930 chromosome 6, Cucumber_9930_V3, whole genome shotgun sequence, encodes the following:
- the LOC101205973 gene encoding LMBR1 domain-containing protein 2 homolog A, with the protein product MWVFYLISLPLTLGMVIVTLKYFAGPWVPRYVFLTVGYTWFCSLSIIILVPADIWTTTSHLSETGVISFFWSWSYWSTFLLTWAVVPLIQGFEDAGDFTVKERLKTSIHVNLVFYLVVGSIGLFGLILLIAMHKIWHGGVLGFAMACSNTFGLVTGAFLLGFGLSEIPKSIWRNADWTTRQKVLSHQISKMAVKLDDAHQELSNAIVVAQATSKQMSKRDPLRPYMNVIDNMLTQMFREDPSFKPQGGRLGENDMDYDTDEKSMATLRRHLRRAREEYYRYKSQYMTYVMKALELEDTIKNYERRSSTGWKYVSTLRHARSGKLGSILDTLEFIWRCILRKHLQKVLAIVLGIMSVAILLAEATLLPSVDLSLFSMLIKLVGREEVLVQAFAFVPLMYMCVCTYYSLFKFGTLMFYSLTPRQTSSVNLLLICSMVARYAPPISFNFLNLIRLGGNVKTVFEKRMGRIDDAVPFFGKDFNRIYPLIMVVYTILVASNFFNRVIDFLGSWKRFRFQSEVDDMDGFDPSGVIILQKERSWLEQGRMVGEHVIPLARNFNSIDLESGSSNSTDLLDIKAKATNNLINEDVNGKSSKSSSDEGRKYGSSREAMSNKYAVIREQIRQSTLNTKPVPNIASAKVTLLDTEDGEPSNTNEKTNSGLASKWESMKVGFQNFKANIGTKKFLPLPQVQESKTLSHHDSAQSLDEIFQRLKRPLDHGGYSDEEDGMEIKSSERIEFERRPTR